Proteins encoded by one window of Clostridium cagae:
- the recJ gene encoding single-stranded-DNA-specific exonuclease RecJ yields the protein MKERWFVKNIKADYKNISKKYGISELITRLMINRNIVEDNMIKNYIHPIYSNFHDPYEMKDIEKATEILKEKIYSKEKIRIIGDYDVDGVISVYLLYTALKKCGANVNYEIPDRIKDGYGINKKIILEAKNDEIDTLLTCDNGISAIEQIKYAKELGMTVIVTDHHDIPFAEDEKGDRTFISSEADSIINPKQIECGYKFDKICGAGVAFKLIEVLYEKMKISKEELYKLIEFVAIATVCDVVDLIDENRIFVKNGLKMINNTTNLGLKYLMKETKMDGKEISTYHLGFVIGPCINASGRLDSAKKGLRLLLSQNEEEALNLAKELVELNDERKSMTSHGVEKAIEIIEDSTMKDDKVFVIYIPEVHESLAGIIAGRIREKYNVPTIILTKAEDGVKGSGRSIEEYNMFEELLTCKELLNKFGGHPMAAGLSLDENNIDLLRKKLNRNTKLTDEELVPKVIIDVPLSLENINYDMINDLEILEPFGKGNSKPLFGAKNVNAVKAMVLGQNKNVLKIKLKTVIGRTIDSIYFGDIQEFEQYITKKYNYEELQKLYDGEFNSVNLDLIFYPSINEYNGNINIQIVIQNYR from the coding sequence ATGAAAGAAAGATGGTTTGTAAAAAATATTAAAGCTGATTATAAGAATATATCTAAAAAATATGGTATTAGTGAATTAATAACTCGATTAATGATAAATAGAAATATTGTGGAAGATAATATGATAAAGAATTATATACATCCCATTTATAGTAATTTTCATGATCCATATGAAATGAAAGATATAGAGAAGGCTACTGAAATATTAAAAGAAAAAATATATTCTAAAGAGAAAATCAGGATAATTGGTGATTACGATGTTGATGGAGTAATTAGTGTTTATCTATTATATACAGCGCTTAAAAAATGCGGTGCAAATGTTAATTATGAAATACCCGACAGGATAAAAGATGGATATGGTATAAATAAAAAAATAATACTTGAAGCTAAGAATGATGAAATAGATACTTTATTAACATGTGATAATGGGATTTCTGCAATAGAACAGATAAAATATGCTAAAGAATTAGGTATGACTGTAATAGTAACAGATCATCATGATATTCCTTTTGCTGAAGATGAAAAAGGAGATAGAACTTTTATATCATCAGAAGCAGATTCAATAATTAATCCTAAACAAATTGAGTGTGGATACAAATTTGATAAAATATGTGGTGCCGGTGTGGCATTTAAACTAATTGAAGTTTTATATGAAAAAATGAAAATTTCAAAGGAAGAACTTTATAAGCTAATAGAGTTTGTTGCAATAGCAACTGTGTGTGATGTTGTGGATTTAATTGATGAAAACAGGATATTTGTTAAAAATGGATTAAAGATGATAAATAATACTACAAATTTAGGATTAAAATATTTAATGAAAGAAACTAAAATGGATGGTAAGGAAATTTCAACTTATCATTTGGGTTTTGTTATAGGACCATGTATAAATGCATCTGGAAGATTAGATTCAGCTAAAAAGGGGTTAAGGCTATTATTATCTCAAAATGAAGAAGAAGCTTTAAATTTAGCAAAAGAGTTAGTTGAACTAAATGATGAAAGAAAAAGTATGACTAGTCATGGTGTGGAAAAAGCTATAGAAATTATAGAAGATAGTACTATGAAAGATGATAAGGTATTTGTTATATATATTCCTGAAGTTCATGAAAGCTTAGCAGGAATAATAGCAGGGAGAATAAGAGAAAAATATAATGTTCCTACAATAATTCTTACAAAAGCTGAAGATGGTGTCAAAGGTTCGGGAAGATCAATAGAAGAATATAATATGTTTGAAGAATTGTTAACGTGTAAGGAATTATTAAATAAGTTCGGAGGACATCCAATGGCGGCTGGTTTGTCTTTAGATGAAAATAATATAGATTTACTTAGAAAAAAACTTAATAGAAACACGAAATTAACAGATGAGGAGCTTGTGCCTAAAGTAATAATAGATGTACCTTTAAGCTTAGAAAATATTAATTATGATATGATAAATGATTTAGAAATTTTAGAACCTTTTGGAAAGGGAAATTCAAAACCTTTGTTTGGAGCAAAAAATGTTAATGCAGTAAAAGCTATGGTACTTGGACAAAATAAAAATGTATTAAAAATAAAATTGAAAACTGTTATTGGAAGAACAATAGATTCAATTTATTTTGGAGATATTCAAGAATTTGAACAATATATAACTAAGAAATATAATTATGAAGAACTGCAAAAATTATATGATGGGGAATTTAACTCGGTAAATTTAGATCTAATCTTTTATCCAAGTATAAATGAATACAATGGGAATATAAACATTCAAATAGTTATACAAAATTATAGATAA
- a CDS encoding DNA gyrase/topoisomerase IV subunit B — MELKNNNYDVTDLTSLEKLEPVRIRPGMYIGSTGTKGLHHCIWEILDNAIDEITNGYGDKVTIVLNADKSATIYDNGRGIPTGIHPIKKKSGVEMVFTELHTGGKFDNKNYKTSGGLHGVGAAVVNALSKWVEVEVYQNSNIYRQRFEYAFDKELKRSMPGTPVSKLQVIGKTDKTGTKVTFKPDSEIFSSIDFKFDVIDSRLQELAFQNKGIRLELIDRRKDEEIQKEYYSENGLLDFINYLNESKTVIHEIPIIFEGERTVNNLQVQGEICIQFTDSSTEYIASYVNNIPTTEAGTHETGFKTGMTRAFKEGAKRLNLIKEKDKEFEGNDLREGMTAILRIKITNPIFEGQTKTKLGNNEAYTMMNDLVYTKLLEWIEDNKELATTLISNALESAKRREKIKKINDAEKKKVGVGTAPLAGKIAVCTLKDKSVNEFIVVEGDSAGGSAKQARDRRFQTIMPSKGKIMNTEKQKLENVLASEELRIFNAAIGTGTLENYKQDDMKYDKVIIMSDADVDGYHIRTLWMTYIYRYMRSLIANGHLYLAQPPLYKVYKVNKGSETVKYAYSDEELEKAKKEIGKGALIQRYKGLGEMNPEQLWETTLNPETRTLIQVTIDDAAKAEKMISLLMGDVVEPRKNYMYKYGEFN, encoded by the coding sequence ATGGAATTAAAAAATAATAATTATGATGTTACTGACCTAACATCTCTAGAAAAGCTAGAACCAGTAAGAATTAGACCAGGGATGTATATAGGGTCTACAGGAACTAAGGGATTACATCATTGTATATGGGAAATATTAGATAATGCTATAGATGAAATTACAAATGGATATGGAGATAAAGTAACTATTGTCTTAAATGCAGATAAGAGTGCTACAATTTATGATAATGGTAGAGGTATACCAACAGGAATACATCCTATAAAGAAAAAATCAGGTGTAGAGATGGTATTTACAGAACTTCATACTGGAGGTAAGTTTGATAATAAAAATTATAAAACCTCTGGTGGACTTCATGGTGTTGGAGCCGCAGTAGTGAATGCCTTATCAAAATGGGTTGAAGTAGAGGTGTATCAAAATAGTAATATTTATAGACAAAGATTTGAATATGCTTTTGATAAGGAATTAAAGAGATCTATGCCAGGTACACCTGTGAGTAAGTTACAGGTAATTGGAAAGACTGATAAAACAGGAACGAAAGTCACTTTTAAACCTGATTCGGAAATATTTTCGTCTATAGATTTTAAATTTGATGTTATAGATAGTAGATTGCAAGAATTAGCATTCCAAAATAAAGGAATAAGATTGGAACTTATAGATAGAAGAAAAGATGAGGAGATTCAAAAGGAATATTACTCAGAAAATGGTCTTTTAGATTTTATTAATTACTTAAATGAAAGTAAAACAGTTATTCATGAGATTCCTATTATTTTTGAGGGAGAAAGAACGGTAAATAATCTTCAAGTACAAGGTGAGATATGTATACAGTTTACAGATTCATCAACAGAGTATATAGCTAGTTACGTAAATAACATACCAACTACTGAAGCAGGAACTCATGAAACAGGATTTAAGACAGGAATGACGAGAGCTTTTAAAGAAGGTGCTAAGAGGCTTAACTTAATAAAAGAAAAAGATAAGGAATTTGAAGGTAATGATTTAAGAGAAGGTATGACTGCAATACTTAGAATTAAAATTACAAATCCGATTTTTGAAGGACAAACAAAAACTAAACTAGGAAATAATGAAGCGTATACTATGATGAATGACTTAGTGTATACCAAATTATTAGAATGGATAGAAGATAATAAGGAGTTAGCAACAACTTTAATTAGCAATGCATTAGAGTCTGCAAAGAGAAGAGAAAAAATTAAAAAGATAAATGATGCTGAAAAGAAAAAAGTTGGAGTTGGAACAGCGCCTTTAGCAGGTAAAATCGCAGTGTGTACATTAAAAGATAAAAGTGTTAATGAATTTATAGTTGTTGAAGGAGACTCAGCAGGAGGTTCTGCAAAACAAGCAAGAGATAGAAGATTTCAAACTATAATGCCATCTAAAGGTAAGATAATGAACACTGAAAAACAAAAGCTTGAGAATGTTTTAGCCTCAGAAGAGCTAAGAATATTTAATGCAGCAATTGGAACAGGTACATTAGAAAATTATAAACAAGATGATATGAAATATGATAAAGTTATAATAATGAGTGATGCTGATGTAGACGGATATCACATAAGAACATTATGGATGACTTATATTTATAGATATATGAGATCATTAATTGCAAATGGACATCTATATTTAGCACAACCACCTTTATACAAAGTATACAAGGTTAATAAAGGTTCTGAGACTGTAAAGTATGCATATAGTGACGAAGAGCTAGAAAAGGCTAAAAAGGAAATAGGAAAGGGTGCATTGATTCAAAGATATAAAGGACTTGGAGAAATGAATCCAGAACAATTATGGGAAACTACTTTAAACCCAGAAACAAGAACTCTTATACAAGTTACAATAGATGATGCAGCAAAAGCGGAAAAAATGATATCTCTACTTATGGGCGATGTAGTAGAGCCAAGAAAAAATTATATGTATAAATACGGAGAATTCAATTAA
- a CDS encoding DNA topoisomerase IV subunit A, with amino-acid sequence MAKKVQSIPRDNNIIKVPLEEAMPENYLPYAIEVAKERALPDVRDGLKPVHRRILYGAYLLKAFPDRPYYKSARIVGDILGKFHPHGDSSVYDAMTILAQNFSTRAPLIDGHGNWGSIDGDSAAAMRYTEARLAPISMEMLRDIDKDTVDMVPNYSDSEFEPKVLPSRYPNLLVNGSFGIAVGLATNIPPHNLKEVTNGVLAYIDNNEIDIKELMEYIKGPDLPTGGILIGKNSLRSAYESGVGKVAYRAKTNIEKLDSGRIGIAITEFPYRRNKAKLLQTISEMTGDRKHSKALELISDIRDESDRNGIRAVIELKKSADEDSANKILKYLFKKTELQCNISFNMVALADGKPETMSLKDMIRHYVNHQKEIVTRRSEKELEVAKKRFHIVEGFIKAIDVLDEVIATIRSSKSKKDASNNLIEKFAFTAEQAQAILELMLYRLTGLEIKVFEKEYKELEKIIKRLEKILSNEKELLKVIKFELKEISDKYGDERKTHIIEDDTKSKIDVEELIIVEEVMITLSKEGFIKRIPVKNYIRSNSNPEDIEYREGDKLEYLISSNTRDSLLIFTNKGFMYQVKGINIPELKWKEKGERLDTIIKSLNLEDEKIVEVISVDSFNPNKIFRFITKSGGIKESSLDKFETSYGKLQALKLRDQDALLNVKLRDREENNDYLNIKTKLELEFTIEVPELENVPRNILPIQLFNLSIDDEIVEVNESKEEEYFEFNIGINDKNILKYYKTSKVDINRTKINSSKTLLLFSNKGYIYKIPGFLLKNIMNGDIKLEVFTGDLEKKEKIIRISSISSYDDNLALYSFSKKGLVKKTLLNEFSVDTQKQFFYKLKTEDDEVISVDINNITLGNLVIITKKGMAIRFPVENVNSMGKVASGVTGISLREEDEVIFGAYVSKYLEVNGNTVIISPRSQEISLTSKANDKVNITVEDIKLQNRAGRGTNVMLMIDDELKDVMIV; translated from the coding sequence ATGGCAAAAAAAGTTCAAAGTATACCAAGAGATAATAATATAATTAAAGTACCATTAGAGGAAGCTATGCCTGAAAATTATTTGCCTTATGCTATTGAAGTGGCTAAAGAGAGAGCACTTCCAGATGTAAGAGATGGATTAAAGCCAGTGCATAGAAGAATACTTTATGGAGCATATCTTCTAAAGGCTTTTCCAGATAGACCTTATTATAAATCGGCAAGAATAGTAGGAGATATATTAGGTAAATTTCATCCACATGGAGATTCATCAGTATATGATGCTATGACTATTTTGGCACAGAATTTTTCAACAAGGGCCCCACTAATAGATGGTCATGGAAACTGGGGATCAATTGATGGAGATAGTGCTGCAGCCATGCGTTATACAGAAGCTAGACTTGCACCTATTTCCATGGAAATGTTGAGAGATATAGATAAAGATACTGTTGACATGGTTCCAAACTATTCAGATAGTGAATTTGAACCTAAGGTATTACCAAGTAGATATCCTAATCTTTTAGTTAATGGATCTTTCGGAATTGCAGTAGGGCTTGCAACTAATATTCCTCCACATAACTTAAAAGAAGTAACAAATGGAGTATTAGCATATATAGATAATAATGAAATAGATATTAAAGAATTAATGGAATATATTAAAGGACCAGATCTACCAACAGGTGGAATATTAATAGGAAAAAATTCACTTAGATCAGCCTATGAAAGTGGTGTTGGTAAGGTCGCTTATAGAGCGAAAACTAATATTGAAAAGTTAGATAGTGGTAGAATTGGAATAGCAATTACAGAATTTCCTTATAGGAGGAATAAAGCAAAATTACTTCAAACTATTTCTGAGATGACAGGAGATAGAAAACACTCAAAGGCATTAGAACTTATATCTGACATTAGAGATGAGTCTGATAGAAATGGTATACGAGCAGTAATAGAATTAAAGAAATCTGCTGATGAGGATAGTGCAAATAAGATATTAAAATATTTATTTAAAAAGACAGAACTTCAATGTAATATAAGTTTTAATATGGTTGCTTTAGCTGATGGGAAGCCTGAAACCATGAGTCTAAAAGACATGATAAGGCATTATGTAAATCATCAAAAAGAAATAGTAACAAGAAGGAGCGAAAAAGAGCTTGAGGTAGCAAAAAAGAGATTCCATATAGTGGAAGGATTTATTAAAGCTATAGATGTATTAGATGAAGTTATTGCAACTATAAGAAGCTCGAAATCTAAAAAAGATGCATCAAATAATTTAATTGAAAAATTTGCTTTTACAGCAGAACAAGCTCAAGCTATATTAGAATTAATGTTATATAGATTAACAGGTCTTGAAATAAAAGTTTTTGAAAAAGAATACAAAGAACTTGAAAAAATAATAAAAAGACTTGAAAAAATATTATCAAATGAAAAAGAATTATTAAAAGTTATAAAATTTGAATTAAAAGAAATAAGTGATAAATATGGGGATGAAAGAAAAACGCATATTATAGAAGATGATACTAAGAGTAAAATAGATGTTGAAGAACTTATAATAGTTGAAGAGGTTATGATAACTTTATCTAAAGAGGGATTCATAAAGAGAATACCTGTTAAAAATTATATTAGATCTAATTCTAATCCAGAGGATATAGAATATAGGGAAGGTGATAAGTTAGAATATTTAATAAGTTCAAATACTAGAGATAGTCTTCTTATATTTACGAACAAAGGTTTTATGTATCAAGTTAAGGGAATAAATATTCCAGAATTAAAATGGAAAGAAAAAGGTGAAAGACTTGATACTATAATAAAATCTCTAAATTTAGAGGATGAAAAAATAGTTGAAGTTATATCAGTAGATAGCTTTAATCCAAATAAAATTTTTAGATTTATAACTAAAAGTGGTGGAATAAAAGAAAGTTCACTAGATAAATTTGAAACATCTTATGGAAAGCTTCAAGCATTAAAATTAAGAGATCAAGATGCATTACTGAATGTTAAATTAAGAGATAGAGAAGAAAATAATGATTATTTAAATATAAAAACTAAATTAGAGTTAGAGTTTACAATAGAAGTACCAGAACTTGAAAATGTGCCAAGAAATATTCTACCTATTCAATTATTTAATTTATCTATAGATGATGAAATTGTTGAAGTGAATGAAAGCAAAGAAGAAGAGTATTTTGAATTTAACATAGGGATTAATGATAAAAATATACTTAAATATTATAAAACATCAAAAGTAGATATAAATAGAACAAAGATAAATTCATCAAAAACATTATTATTATTTAGTAATAAGGGTTATATTTATAAAATACCTGGGTTCTTATTAAAAAACATAATGAATGGAGATATTAAATTAGAAGTATTTACTGGAGATTTAGAAAAGAAAGAAAAGATAATAAGAATAAGTTCAATTTCTTCTTACGATGATAATTTAGCACTTTATTCTTTTAGTAAAAAGGGATTAGTAAAGAAAACTTTATTAAATGAGTTTTCAGTAGATACTCAAAAGCAATTTTTCTATAAACTTAAGACAGAAGATGATGAGGTTATATCTGTAGATATAAATAATATAACATTAGGAAATCTAGTGATAATAACTAAGAAGGGGATGGCAATAAGGTTCCCAGTTGAGAATGTTAATTCTATGGGAAAAGTTGCATCTGGAGTTACTGGTATTAGTTTAAGAGAAGAAGATGAGGTTATATTTGGAGCATATGTTTCTAAATACTTAGAGGTTAATGGAAATACAGTTATAATATCACCTAGATCGCAAGAAATTTCACTTACTTCAAAGGCAAATGATAAAGTAAATATAACGGTTGAAGATATAAAGCTTCAAAATCGTGCTGGAAGAGGAACTAATGTTATGTTAATGATTGATGATGAATTGAAAGATGTTATGATTGTATAA
- a CDS encoding glycosyltransferase family 2 protein produces MGKYIFTITAIFQIFVFILTLYYMVLGFFGLIRKKEKKNYTPNKRFALLIAAHNEEVVIGKLIESMLNLNYPKDMYDVFVIADNCTDNTAKISKKYGVNVCERFNKDKRGKGYALEWMFDKLFKMKKQYDAVAIFDADNLVHKEFLQEINSKMNDGYKVVQGYIDSKNPEDSWIAASYSIAFWTQNRMFQLARANVGFSNQIGGTGFAIETETLKELGWGATCLTEDLEFTCKLVLNGEKVGWAHDAIIYDEKPLKLSQSWTQRKRWMQGFTDVASRYFWKLTKKSIKERKWYIFDCALYVLQPFITLMLAVSAILTIIQLDTQGQGIFVLSQASDSISWGIGIKVFALVQFIITPLVLAVENKVSKGFFAMTALYSSNVFFIPYLLGIVKNYGLEPMQNYGVTLGITLGFNVIFLLAVFLLLGKNSLVLFFRFLLYGLYTITWIPITIQGIWNKNNKEWNHTKHIRNIEICDV; encoded by the coding sequence ATGGGAAAATACATTTTTACCATAACAGCGATATTTCAAATATTTGTATTTATATTAACTTTATATTATATGGTGTTAGGTTTTTTTGGTCTTATTAGGAAAAAGGAAAAGAAAAATTATACTCCAAATAAGAGATTTGCGTTATTAATTGCAGCACATAATGAAGAAGTAGTTATTGGTAAATTGATCGAAAGTATGTTAAATCTTAATTATCCCAAAGATATGTATGATGTTTTTGTTATAGCAGATAATTGTACTGACAATACTGCTAAAATATCAAAAAAATACGGTGTTAATGTCTGTGAAAGATTTAATAAAGATAAACGAGGTAAAGGATATGCCTTGGAATGGATGTTTGATAAATTATTTAAAATGAAAAAACAGTATGATGCAGTAGCTATATTTGATGCTGATAATCTAGTTCATAAGGAGTTTTTGCAAGAAATTAATTCTAAAATGAATGATGGATATAAAGTGGTACAAGGCTATATTGATAGTAAGAATCCAGAAGATTCATGGATAGCAGCTTCATATTCAATAGCTTTTTGGACTCAAAATAGGATGTTCCAATTAGCTAGAGCAAATGTAGGATTTTCTAATCAAATAGGTGGAACAGGTTTTGCAATAGAAACTGAAACTTTAAAAGAATTAGGTTGGGGAGCAACTTGTTTAACTGAGGATTTAGAATTTACATGTAAGCTTGTTTTAAATGGAGAAAAAGTAGGTTGGGCTCATGATGCTATAATTTATGATGAAAAACCATTGAAATTATCTCAATCATGGACTCAAAGAAAAAGATGGATGCAAGGATTTACAGATGTAGCATCAAGATATTTTTGGAAACTAACTAAAAAGTCAATTAAAGAAAGAAAATGGTACATATTTGATTGTGCATTATATGTATTACAACCTTTTATTACTTTAATGTTAGCAGTTTCAGCTATACTAACAATAATACAATTAGATACACAAGGTCAAGGTATATTTGTGTTGAGTCAAGCATCTGATAGTATATCGTGGGGAATAGGAATTAAAGTGTTTGCTTTAGTACAATTTATAATAACTCCACTTGTATTAGCGGTTGAAAATAAAGTATCTAAAGGTTTCTTTGCAATGACTGCATTGTATTCAAGTAATGTATTTTTTATTCCTTATCTTTTAGGAATAGTAAAAAATTATGGATTAGAGCCAATGCAAAATTATGGAGTTACATTAGGGATTACTTTAGGATTTAATGTAATATTTTTATTAGCAGTATTTCTATTGTTAGGAAAAAATAGTTTGGTATTATTTTTCAGATTCTTATTATATGGATTATATACTATAACTTGGATTCCTATTACTATTCAAGGAATATGGAACAAGAATAATAAAGAGTGGAATCATACTAAACACATTAGAAATATTGAAATATGTGATGTTTAA
- a CDS encoding DJ-1 family glyoxalase III: MKKTCVLLAEGFEEVEALTISNIIRRAGMICDLVSIDEECVSSSHGVTIKADKIFKSDMEYDLVALPGGMPGAKNLRDDERVIEFIKKHNKQGKIIGAICAAPIVLGKAGLTNERNITSYPGFEDELINCNYKENNVVVDGNIITSRGPATAIEFAYKLIEKLGYDKVEELAKSMLYK; this comes from the coding sequence ATGAAAAAGACATGTGTATTATTAGCAGAGGGTTTTGAAGAAGTTGAGGCATTAACTATATCTAATATTATAAGAAGAGCAGGCATGATTTGTGATTTAGTTTCAATAGATGAAGAATGTGTAAGTTCTTCTCATGGAGTTACAATAAAAGCAGATAAGATTTTTAAGTCTGATATGGAATATGATTTAGTAGCACTCCCAGGTGGCATGCCTGGGGCAAAGAATTTAAGAGATGATGAAAGAGTTATAGAGTTTATTAAGAAGCATAATAAACAAGGTAAAATAATAGGTGCTATCTGTGCAGCGCCTATAGTACTTGGAAAAGCAGGATTAACAAATGAAAGAAATATAACTTCATATCCTGGATTTGAAGATGAACTTATAAATTGTAACTACAAAGAAAATAATGTTGTTGTTGATGGTAATATAATAACTAGTAGGGGGCCAGCAACAGCTATAGAGTTTGCTTATAAATTAATAGAAAAATTAGGATATGATAAGGTAGAAGAGTTAGCTAAGTCTATGTTATATAAATAA
- the gdhA gene encoding NADP-specific glutamate dehydrogenase gives MEAKARAYIDGVLKRVKEVNNEQTEFIDAVTEVLNSLVPVFAKHEEFIEAALLERVVEPDRQIIFRVPWVNDSGNVKVNRGFRVQFNNAIGPYKGGLRFHPSVNLSIIKFLGFEQIFKNSLTGLPIGGGKGGSDFDPKGKSNNEIMRFCQSFMAELYKHIGPNIDVPAGDIGVGGREIGYLYGYYKKLRNASEQGVLTGKGLTFGGSLARTEATGYGLVYFTDEMLKDNNMTFEGKKVVISGSGNVAIYATQKAKELGATVVALSDSNGYIYDENGIDLKAIKEIKEVKRGRIKDYLNYVSTAKYEDGCKDIWKIKCDIALPCATQGEIDLESAKILVANGVQAVAEGANMPSTLDAIDVFQNNNVLFGPAKAANAGGVACSALEMSQNSLRLSWTFDEVDEKLKDIMKNIYNNSKNAAEQYGHPGNIVMGANIAGFMKIADAMISQGII, from the coding sequence ATGGAAGCAAAAGCAAGAGCATATATTGATGGGGTATTGAAGAGGGTTAAAGAGGTTAATAATGAACAAACAGAATTTATAGATGCAGTTACTGAAGTACTAAATTCTTTGGTACCAGTATTTGCAAAGCATGAAGAATTTATAGAGGCTGCTTTGCTTGAGAGGGTAGTGGAACCAGACAGACAAATTATTTTCAGAGTACCTTGGGTAAATGATAGTGGGAATGTTAAAGTAAATAGAGGATTTAGAGTACAATTTAATAATGCAATAGGACCATATAAGGGTGGATTAAGATTTCATCCATCAGTAAATTTAAGTATAATAAAATTTTTAGGTTTTGAACAAATATTTAAAAATTCTTTAACTGGATTACCAATTGGTGGGGGAAAAGGTGGTTCAGATTTTGATCCAAAAGGAAAATCAAATAATGAGATAATGAGATTCTGTCAAAGTTTTATGGCTGAATTATACAAGCATATTGGACCTAATATAGATGTTCCAGCAGGAGATATTGGTGTAGGTGGAAGAGAGATTGGATATCTTTATGGTTATTATAAAAAATTGAGAAATGCTAGTGAACAAGGGGTTTTAACTGGAAAAGGCTTAACTTTTGGAGGTAGCTTAGCGAGAACAGAAGCTACTGGATATGGTTTAGTATATTTTACAGATGAAATGTTAAAAGATAATAATATGACATTTGAAGGCAAAAAAGTAGTTATTTCTGGTTCAGGAAATGTTGCTATTTATGCTACTCAAAAGGCAAAAGAGTTAGGTGCAACAGTTGTAGCACTAAGTGATTCTAATGGATATATATATGATGAAAATGGAATAGATTTAAAAGCCATAAAAGAAATTAAAGAAGTAAAGAGAGGTAGAATAAAGGATTATTTAAATTATGTATCAACTGCCAAGTATGAAGACGGATGCAAGGATATTTGGAAAATTAAATGTGATATAGCACTGCCTTGTGCAACTCAAGGAGAGATCGATTTAGAAAGTGCAAAAATATTAGTAGCTAATGGAGTTCAAGCAGTAGCTGAAGGTGCTAATATGCCATCAACTTTAGATGCAATAGATGTATTCCAAAATAATAATGTGTTATTTGGACCAGCAAAAGCAGCTAATGCTGGAGGGGTTGCTTGTTCAGCTCTTGAAATGTCACAAAATAGTTTAAGATTATCATGGACATTTGATGAAGTAGATGAAAAGCTTAAAGATATAATGAAAAATATATATAACAACTCTAAAAATGCAGCAGAACAATATGGACATCCAGGAAATATTGTAATGGGAGCTAACATAGCTGGGTTTATGAAGATAGCAGATGCTATGATAAGTCAAGGGATTATATAA